AGTATTGGCCAATACCCCTCAAGCCTCGCCCTATATATTCGCATAGAAAGACATTTGCTACAACATAGTACTACTATAAATATTATGAAAAATATACAAATTCATGCAACATTTAGTGAAATTTTGGCTTTTGATAGAGACCTAACTTCAATTGGTTCATGTAGCCTACTAACCTAGTGGGTTAAAGCTCACTGGGTATTATTGTTACTTCTCAAAAGAAATCAGAAACCAAACTTATATTTGACTGAATACCGTCTTTTCAGTTTAAAGCCAAGGTTTAACACAATATTGAAATCAAAGGTACAGCCTTGATTAGCAATAGCATGTATATAGTTAAATCGCATTAGTTTTCCTGACATTCATTATCTTTTTCAGCCAAACACTATTCCGCATGTACATAAAAACTCATGGGATTACAAGTCCTTGCTGTCAGATACATGTGAGTATAAACCAAAATCTAGGCATGACTATCTCTAGAACCTACGCATACAAACCAACACATTTTACCATCAGCTCGTATGAGAAATATATTTTGGTTTCTTTTACAAACCTGTGAGGGAGCTTATCATAGCTACCGTAATGGTGCAGTAAACACTTGGTGTTCAAAGGATGAAGAATTAGATGTTGCCCATCAGCAGCCTAAAAAATACATGAGCAGAGTAACAGGTCAAATATTATAAACTACATGGGATATAGATTGAAAGCTGTTATGCAAGCAGCAATTAGGCATTGTCCGATAAATCTGAAAGTAACAATTCCACATAGAAACTGTGACGGATTACAAGATTAAATGGTAAAGGATGCTATACACAATTTGATGTCAATCAATaaaattcaacatcaacatgttaGTAGTAAAACTAAAAACAACTGGCGTATACAACCAGCATGACAAATAAAACAGACAATCTTAACAAACATGACACGTCTGTAAACTGACATGAACAAAAAAATACATGTCAGTTTACAGATGTTGCCCATCAGCAGCCTAAAAAATACATGGGCAGAGTAACAGGTCAAATGTTATAAACAACATGAGATATAGATTGAAAGCTGTTATGCATGCAGCAGTTAGGCATTGTCCGATAAATCTGAAAGTAACAATTCCACATAGAAACTGTGACGGATTACAAGATTAAATGGTAAAGGATGCTATACACAATTTGATGTCAATCAATaaaattcaacatcaacatgttaGTAGTAAAACTAAAAACAACTGGCATATACAACCAGCATGACAAATAAAACAGACAATCTTAACAAACATGACACGTCTGTAAACTGACATGAATAAAATTAAAGacattgatgatgaagataagtGTAGTATCAAAACCAGCTCAAATTTTACATTTGTGACTAAAAACTTGGGAGATACTGTGATATCGTGCAGGAAGTGACCAGAGGACCTAATTGGACATAACCTCGCCAACATTTTGATGATTAAGAAACCTCTCTGTAACAATATTGGGGCATCATGACGACCGTGGAAATAGTAGAAACAATATAAAAGCTGCCACGCCATGGCTTACAGTGGTATTTTGTCACACAACCGCCATGGCTTACAGTGGTATTTTGTCACACAACCCCATGCTTTACTAGTACCATGGCTGCAGCTTACCATCACAGGTAAAAAATAGCACATGGAAGGATCCAATTCAGTAGTTTCAATTTTAACCATCTACCATGTTAAACTtacttaaatgaataaataaatttaattagacTCATTCTGAGATTCAATGCTTGTTCCTTCTACAGTTAGGAGAAACATTTTCAGCCCCTAAACTTCAACCCATTTTTAGAATCAGAAAAACAAATTGTAGTCGTAATGAGGTGAATGAAAAAGGGAGAGGATGACAAGGGGATTACGGATTACCCATGTTTCAGCAACAGCAACCAAGCTTTTTTCTACTAGTTGGGGCTTGGTACCAGAGTAGTCAATAGCGGTGTTATCCTGCAATAGCGGAGCGGAGGCCGGCCGCTATGGGAAGAGCCTTAGCGGTGCAGAACACTATAGCGGCCGCTATAGGGTAAATAGCGGGTAGCAGGGGCGGAGCGGCTCCCCACCCGGAGCGGTTTCTTTCCCGCTATCCTATTCCCCTCTGAAAAACTGAAATTACCCCttaaatgtaaaatattttaagggtaattttgggtttttcaatcaaatttgagttGAGACTCAACCATAACCTTCCTTCACCGGCATTTCTGCACTTCATCCGTTCTAAAAAAATCACATGTTCTTCGTTCTTCCCTCTGCACTTATATGTTCATAATCATTATTCGTGTAATTTGTCTAAAGAATGATTAAATAGTGGTCCTCCGCAATACGCCATCCCACTATCCCATTTTAGGGGACTGCCGCTCCACGCCGCTATCTGGGATTGACTACTCTGCTTGGTACATGGATCAATAAACACCACAAAATTCTTGTCATTTATTTCGTCTAAAGATGGATTATTTACCTCTAAATTACTCTCAAGTCTTAACAAGCGAACCTATAGTTTTTCTTGGTCTCCCTCTACTCTAGCTCTAACACATCCCAGCCAACTGAGCCAAGCCCAACACAGTCAATATGTCTTCCCTATATTTATCTAGCAATTTACATGATGTAAAATTTCTCCATACAGTGCCTAATACGAATAATGTACATAATAATGAATGAGACAACATATTTGCTCTATCCAAATAGGAAAATAAACAGCAAGAAACATAGGATAGATACCAAAAAATAAATGCCATCAGTACCTGATAAAAATTGTAAGAGTCATTTTCCTTTGCATCTCCAATGCCATTTGAATGGCCTTGAATACATTTTTTCTCCTCGTAAGAAGAAGACAAGTTCATTTCCGGCTCTATTAGTATCTTTTCCAGGTCCAAAATTTCATCCTGACAGGCTCCAGCAGTTGATTTATCCAATATTACAACCTTGCTTTGATCGGGGAACTCAGTAGAGGAAGTTCTTGATCCATTAGAACAGCTTTCATCATCAGTATCCACAGCATTTGCAGATATTGATGGTGCCTGGAGTGCATTATCAACGAGGTTAGAAGATTTTTCACTGTTAGAAGCCCTGAGCTCATTCCAATACTTCTTTCTCTGttttagttgttgcattgcaGCACTAACATATGGAAGCTTCTCCAGGTCGTCGACAAGACCTGAATCAGCTCTGGCCAGCCAACCATCTAGATCTGATATTGCATGTCTCACTGAGAGATCTACATCTAATGTGAGTGTGAGCTTAGAAAAGGGATCACATACATCTCCTAGGCCACATGATGAGTTATCAGTCTCTTGTTTATTTTTATGCGAAAGAGTAAATGAATCCTTCTTCCTCGTTAAGAAAGTGAACTCAATATTATCTCCTACTTGATACTGTTTGACATTTGTGATGTGCACTGTATATAAGTCCTTGACAGATATCATTACAAAGCACAGTGGACACCTCTTCCAGATATCACCTTTATGATCTTCTTCACCCAACAACAAGTATTGTAGAATACATGGGAAACAAAAAATGTGTCCACATGAGGTTATTTGGGGACACAAGGGGTGCTCCAAACAAATTGGACACTGAATAGGAGAGGGGGTCGAATATGTCACACATATAATATCTTCCCACGACAACATTTTATCTGGATCCATTGACTCAGGGGAATAATTTCCAGAATCTAGCACCATGAATTTGAAATTCGCCTGCAAAAACAAATCTCTATTGTATGGTCTTCTCTTCCGCTGCCTTCTTGCTGGAGGGGGAGGGGGAGGACCCCTTTGTTGAGAACGGGATATTGGATCATATTGAAAGTTGAGCAAGTGATTGCCATTCGCCATCTGAGATTTCCTTCCTGCGAAAGGGCTGCTCCCTTGAGAATACACGGATCCAGTAGCCTGTTGATTTCTATGAGAAGAAACTGTTCCCGTTGTCATCCCCTCAGACTGGGAGAGTCCAACTGTCCGTCTTCCTGAGTGACTCCTAGAATGTGATCTAGAGTTTCTCTGAGGTGCCTTCATACCACTTGAAGACTCTAGTTCCGTCACCTAAAAGCAAAGAAAAgtagaaaacaaaaacaacacaTATACACACAACATAAGACATAAGTTtcttcaaaaatgcatttcaaccaTAGTCCTATTTCAAATTAGACACATAATGTAACAAATACAAGAGTTCAATAGATAAATAATCGGTAAAAAACTTAAAATACCTTTTCGGAGGGTCTACCATGATCTTCTGCAGCTGGAGTTGAAGGACCTGTCAAATACACCACAAAACGGGATAAACAATAACGTAgccacaaaaaaaaaatctaaaacaaatGAACGTAATCGAAGAAAAAATCCAATTAACGGGAAAATCTAGAACGGAACCTGGAAAGTCGGAGATCTGGAGAGATCCGAGAGCATGGTTGAGTTGAGGGGAAAGAGAAGAGGCGATTTCTGAAACTCCATGTTGTGAATTAGGGTTAGGGATTGGTAaagacgaagaagatgaagatggcgaTTGGGTTTGAGAGGGCAAGATGGACATGAAATTTCTGGGAGAGAGTGGGTTTGGGGTTCGCCGCTGCTATCTATCAGCTTCTTCTAATTCTACTTTACCAATTATATGGAAAAcacattttattgtatttttgttttgatttggttTAGCGGCATGGTGGGGTTCTTGGTATCTCTGCCGCATCTTCGCCGAATATTGTTCTACCACAACCGGTTTTAGTTTCGGTAATTACAATTAtgtccttttttatttttattttctttttatttatttactagcAAAGGACCCGTGCGAAcaccgtgcgttcgcacgggtcgcaTAAAGTCgatttaaatattatatagttatggttaaaaaatatatataaaaatttatacgaattaatagaaaaaatatttcaatGTTAATTGtcctataataaatattaatttaatttatcaagttGTAATAGTTGTCAGGATATACATAGATTTGACAATTGttattaaactaaatatatgGTGGAAAAACAGGTTTGCCCCGTCAGTCATAcctataaattttataattgttaataattttaattttacaatttctattaacaacattataaaataaaacatattatacaccaaaaaaatatattggtttaataattgatttgatttaatgAATTGAATAATAGTATGTTTGGTAAATTTGTgtaataatttataagttatatgCTATAGTAATTCAGAAGTCAGAAGTCAGTTTAATGGTAGTGCACCATCAGTATAAAGAAATATTACACAGAAATTCAATTAGAATATTTTAAAGTGTCAAAtcataaaagtattttaaaatttacagtaTGACTTGGCGGGATGCATGGTTGTCAATGTCATTGGCTgatagtgtaaaaataatttacactatcAGTGCATCATCCTTAATAtctgttcaatttaagtaaatattttgttggCCCATCAAAAAATAGGTTCGGACCGTCAGACATGCCTATAACTTTTAAATTCTTGTGTATTGTAGATGTATGAATTttattgatattatatgattttatcatctaataaaaattaaacacaGTTAAGTTTTATAACAATCTCTGACAAATCTTAGACAAATAACAATTGTTgaaaaacttaaaacaacaatggtcaataaataaaatagatttattttatttattaatcttttaatgatattatatttaaaataagagaaaattactctttaaccaaaaaatataaaaaagactCTTAACATTAAATTCTATTTTTAAGTCCAACccattaaataaaaatagttattaataacacatatttatctcataaaattgaaaataattgttTAATTAGATTAGTTCGAAcatattattagtttatattCTCGGACACCAGtctcatttttatttgaaataacaacaataaaaaattataaaataggaTGGATTCCATTACTAAGGACGATAActgtttaaataaattaacataataaattcAAATGCCTCAAAGGTTTAAGTGGAACAAAGAGATAAGAAATACGGCTCGttggaataaaagaaaaaaaatatttagaaaatctAATAATGATTATATCTTATTAGTAACATTAATGCACCCGTTTGGAATaaaggaaaaaatatttaaaaaatcttaaataaTGATCATATTAGATTAGAAACATTAATGCAGTCTTTGAAATCAGTCTTGAAATTCTCATTACAGGAAAAAATGACTCTGTATTCTCCTTTTCATTATTGCTCACGCAAATAGTTAATACAATATTTTTACCTAATAAATAAATGTGTAGAATTTTTTACTTAATTTCTAAattaaacattaataataataataatactaatatattattattaaataataaataatttgaaataataataataaataacattGATTGTTTTTTCCTAACAATATCATATTAATCATGCATCATATTGTTGTCACATAGAAATGGAAAATATAATACTATataatattgataaaaaaaagtaaaaaaatatttttattagtttggTTAGGATAATTAAATACTTTTGAtcgtaattaatttttatatattaaggtAGATGTTAACATTTTGTCACAAAAAGAATTAATATTCTTTCAAgtcaaatttattttttcttatatcatgtcataaaatcatatataattttttattaagtaCATGATAGTtgtttatttaaaacaaaatgaTATCATACTAAATAAGGAGAAGTTGAATATTTGATAGTAAATTTTAAAACACactattttcttcttctaattttgagtacaataattataatttgaaattgtttgaatctactacaattttaaaaataacatgtatataattattatttgataaatatataattattatataatatttactaTATTTTTATTGAATGTGACTAAATTTTTACCTGCGCTATTGAAATAAAGATGATGAATGTTATAGAAAATAAAGGTTCgaaatgaaaaaaaatacttttCACTACCCGATTTTCGTTGTAGTAGCAAATGAATTTTTGAAAGCTCTAAAACAAAATggcaaaacaaaatgttttcagcGTTCTTGATTTTTTATGGAAATTGATAGATTCACAGACCAATTTATGTAGCTGCTTTAGAATATAAATCGATTTATGGAGGATGCATTTACTTTATTATATTCATTATTATTATGAATGGTTTTCTTAATTTATGGTGCATTGATAGTATTCAGTATAGAAAGTAGATATTAACCGTAAAAAATAATGATGGTAGAGAAAACATTAAAATTGGAAACTTACTCAATAATTACATTATGAGATTAGGTCAAAAgacataaaataatttaactttcaattaaataataataattaaatattatgaaGTGTGATTTGTGTCATAATAATGACCAAcgtttcaattttcaaaactaaaacaatagttactatttttttaatagtaatttaATTGCTAATTATTGTCTATTTAAATGTAGAACTTAAAATTGGTTTCAAATGAttttctcataataataatttgaatgtTACATTTCAAATTCTTgaatatttattgaataattattatatgtttaaattaaaacttgaaatttattttctattaaaatttattataacttttaaaatataataatgttaTAGTTGAGAACTGTATATCATTATTAAAAGATAATTATTTGTATCTAACAAAGAACATTTGATTATTCAAAATCACAAAATTATAATAAGAAAAGGTAttcgtaaaaaaaaaaaggaaaatgatatAATTTTTTGCATTGACATTACATCATGTATAAAAATATGATTGattcaattgaatatataactaatttaatttataattaaaattattaataatttataattaaaattattagtaatttatttattgaaaaaatcatatttttttaacataaattaCATTAATTATCTACTAAAAAGTGTCTATTTGATTGAACTAAttaaaaatcctttttttgtcaaaaaaaatttaaaaatcctTCAAATCTTGGAATGCAGAGATTTTGTTTTTGGAAACGTGAGATAgtcaataaagaaataaataaaagatagtgTAATGATTATAAGATTTCATAAGTTTTAATGAcagatattattaatatatattaattttagaaATATTAGTATTTCTATGATAAATAATTTGGGATTGCTAAATCAGTATTATTATTCACATGTCAAAACAAAACATCATGCTTATTACATAAACAACCATTCAGCGTGAATATCTTGATATGAAGCCTTTGTGGTAGTTAATATCTTGATGCAGTCAAATTTTCTACTTTTTGTCACtgcaaaaaaatacattaatgaatTAAAGGCAAGGAAAAATTTGTCTACACAAATCTGAAGTTACAGATGATAAATGATGGTGGAAAATGCAACCAAGGGAAATGCAATAATAAATGATGGTGGAATATGAAAGAAAATAGAGAAGGATTTCAAaaggttaattttctttttccaatGCGTTAATTTCTTTAACCGAGTAAAAATGTTGGAAGTATAATAGGGtttgggaaaagataattaagtcattttaatgttaattagtttatatatattaaaatagattaaattaattaaaagtagAAGAGGTCTCATTAAACTTGCAGGCCCAAAGCAAATGAAGCATATAGAAGGGGTGCGCTGGTATAGTGTGTAGAATGGAAGAAAATATAGAATTGGGCTGCATGGGATTAAGCCCAAGGTAAACAACATGAAACAAAAAAACTTAAGGTTATGAGATGGAGCCAGTCCCCCTTTCTCACACATTTGAaagcaaaagaaattgaaaacGATTACCGACCTGAAAGTTATGGGGGTGACGAATCCCCAGGTTCGTTATTATGCCACTATTTGTTGTTGGAAGATGTTGTGTAGTTTTGCGTGAGATTTATTTCAGGTACAATATGCGATCCTCTCTCTTTCCCTCGATAACTTCTTCTCGCAAATTCTGGCTCAGACTGCTGATTGGTGTGCGTCGGTGATTTTTATAACCGATTTATCTAAAAATCTTCAGTCCTAAATAGATTGATGCATAACCCTGAAAAAACGTTTGTTTATTGAGTTGTATCTAAATAAATTGAAAGAATAAATtgaaagaaattaaaatgaagaagatAAGGAAGTAACTaaaggatgaagatgaaggaaaactatatatatatatatatatatatatatatatatatatatatatatatatatatatatatatatatatattatagagagagagagagagagagagagagagagagagagaaaaggtattttcaaaaataaaattaaaaagaagacGGCAACTTGAAGGAGGAAGAGTTTAGGCATTCAATGTTGGTTGGGGGAAGAAGAAACGAAATATACCGCTCAAGTGTTGATTGAAAACGGCAACTGGAAGGAGGAAGAGTTTAGTCATGCAAGGTTGAAACTTTGTATTGTACGAATATATAGCTCTAGGGAGAAAAAATGAAAGGGTAGGGTTTATTAAGATGAATGTTCTAATGCAATTAGTGGCATAGAACGTAGTGCATCTTTTTCATATTCCAATAAAAAAAGATTTGCATTAAATTAGTTGTTGGAATGTAATGATTATTAGTTGTGTAATTACTCTCAGGGGTATGTAAAATCATCTTAAATTGATTGTGATTAGGGCAATTAAGGGAATTTGAtggtaattgatttttatatattaaagtagatTTATGTGCATGTGCATATTACGGAGATAAGTCCAATGATGTTGATAATTATTCTACCCATtttatgttatatattatatattattttataaaaataaattttataagagTATACCTTACCCCACCCCCTTTTATCTATTTCATCATGTGAGTTCTCTAAAAAGTCCTTCTGTTTTTTAGATGTACTTTCAAAAGCATTTTTTTGTTTAAagttgttttgttccgtagatgcacatacgaaagctttcgtagatacatctataGAAGCATTTGGTGTTATATTCGCGCCAGACTCTCCTCCTCCCTcattcttcacttttctcatttccaaacactcaaactctcccaacctcaaaaatcaaactttcacaaAACTTATTTTCTTTCTCTCGAGTTCGGCCGATAACGTCAACACCAACTATCAACATATTCCAACAATTTCAAAACttaatttaatcggtaagttttcgatTTTTCGAattattttagagtatttgtaATAGAGTTAGAATTCAATTTTTAGGTGTAGATATTATTTGATAGTTTTAGAAAtctagtttagagacaatgtggGTACTGTTTGATGTGTAAAACGGACGATCAAGCCACCAAAATGGGGTTTTTAACCCTCTGCATCAGTAATCAGACGTCATTGTTGTATTTTTGAGGTTTCAGAACccagatacatctacggaagaatGGAACGTTGGGTcattccgtagatacatctacagaaGAAACCCAGTTTTTTTGAAACATAAGgtactttcgtagatgcatctatggaagaacaaatgttt
The Vicia villosa cultivar HV-30 ecotype Madison, WI linkage group LG6, Vvil1.0, whole genome shotgun sequence genome window above contains:
- the LOC131609840 gene encoding uncharacterized protein LOC131609840; translated protein: MSILPSQTQSPSSSSSSLPIPNPNSQHGVSEIASSLSPQLNHALGSLQISDFPGPSTPAAEDHGRPSEKVTELESSSGMKAPQRNSRSHSRSHSGRRTVGLSQSEGMTTGTVSSHRNQQATGSVYSQGSSPFAGRKSQMANGNHLLNFQYDPISRSQQRGPPPPPPARRQRKRRPYNRDLFLQANFKFMVLDSGNYSPESMDPDKMLSWEDIICVTYSTPSPIQCPICLEHPLCPQITSCGHIFCFPCILQYLLLGEEDHKGDIWKRCPLCFVMISVKDLYTVHITNVKQYQVGDNIEFTFLTRKKDSFTLSHKNKQETDNSSCGLGDVCDPFSKLTLTLDVDLSVRHAISDLDGWLARADSGLVDDLEKLPYVSAAMQQLKQRKKYWNELRASNSEKSSNLVDNALQAPSISANAVDTDDESCSNGSRTSSTEFPDQSKVVILDKSTAGACQDEILDLEKILIEPEMNLSSSYEEKKCIQGHSNGIGDAKENDSYNFYQAADGQHLILHPLNTKCLLHHYGSYDKLPHRISGRILQLETVTQSEAVRRRYRFLSHFPLTTTFQLCEVDLSEILPAEALAPFLDEIKNRANQRKQLAKKELKEKLKAEATSNYALSMSTHYQFVSRDDPPTFSMDDFEALGNSALSSSPPVVGERKLFSSVTRLGFAAAHDSPSFQAQETSNLNNNNSIADSSGTAGLRNGETLSYSNVISRAESNGSSNAPKTNDSGKKGKKPNRVLLSTAGGRRY